In one window of Cucurbita pepo subsp. pepo cultivar mu-cu-16 unplaced genomic scaffold, ASM280686v2 Cp4.1_scaffold000309, whole genome shotgun sequence DNA:
- the LOC111784947 gene encoding neurofilament medium polypeptide-like — MDDSSHFELKISPTREDDPSSTFELHLLKTTSTHSFFSDETNSMFLLTAKLPGFARDDIVITINGSGTRIEISWGQPVQKMEITRWTYKKETETRRFKKIFRIPDGVILDEIKATYNDEKSILKILMPKLEEGILGVGIQEVKEQEAGKATFESQDSEAEAIPHTPTDLETPETGKETKLIEDTHGNGEFGGENAKQEAFSKIEYAAETTPEEIEKLKGNEMEDTDGGSNDYSESEQLETGATKATEYEGTKENMNGQIKVPKVTSMEGIEVAEGTSQETANHQKEKEGNAKEHNGDMATMIKKKPDVKTQSQASIDQEQENFKRNRHTRAELGKPETYRNTRELKEPEDIEIPYLQSPAHEHEEKEVDQKGKSSQTKDETKEAREECNSPQKVTHQDSSKEAKQEKKQFKMRIPIIVAGSALVASLVIVVFSLVKSKKREKNMRG, encoded by the exons atggaTGATTCCTCACATTTTGAACTTAAGATCAGCCCTACCAGAGAGGATGATCCTTCCTCAACCTTTGAGCTTCACTTGCTCAAGACCACTTCCActcattctttcttctctgatGAAACCAATTCCATGTTCCTTCTCACTGCCAAACTCCCAG GTTTTGCAAGAGACGACATTGTGATAACTATCAATGGAAGCGGTACTCGGATCGAGATTAGTTGGGGACAACCTGTTCAGAAAATGGAGATTACGAGATGGACGtacaagaaagaaacagagacaAGGAGGTTCAAGAAGATCTTTCGAATTCCAGATGGTGTGATTTTGGATGAAATCAAGGCCACTTATAATGATGAAAAGTccattttgaagattttgatgCCCAAATTGGAGGAGGGGATCCTTGGAGTAGGAATTCAAGAAGTGAAGGAACAGGAAGCTGGCAAAGCCACATTTGAATCTCAGGATTCTGAAGCTGAGGCGATTCCACATACACCTACAGACCTTGAGACTCCGGAAACGGGCAAAGAGACCAAATTAATTGAAGATACTCATGGAAATGGAGAATTTGGAGGAGAAAATGCCAAGCAGGAAGCATTTTCCAAGATAGAATATGCAGCAGAAACAACCCCAGAAGAGATCGAGAAGCTGAAGGGCAATGAGATGGAAGATACTGATGGAGGTTCCAATGACTACTCTGAAAGTGAACAACTAGAAACAGGAGCAACAAAAGCTACAGAGTATGAGggcacaaaagaaaatatgaatggACAAATAAAGGTCCCTAAAGTTACAAGTATGGAAGGAATAGAAGTAGCGGAAGGAACATCACAAGAAACAGCCAatcatcaaaaagaaaaagaaggcaaTGCTAAAGAACATAATGGTGATATGGCAACcatgataaaaaagaaaccagaTGTCAAAACACAATCACAAGCTTCAATCGATCAAGAGCAGGAAAATTTTAAGCGAAATCGACATACTCGAGCGGAGCTGGGGAAGCCGGAAACATATAGAAACACTCGGGAATTGAAAGAACCTGAAGATATAGAAATTCCATATTTGCAAAGCCCTGCACACGAgcatgaagaaaaagaagttgatcaaaaaggaaaaagttccCAAACAAAAGATGAAACTAAAGAAGCAAGAGAAGAATGCAATTCACCACAGAAGGTGACACATCAAGATTCGAGCAAGGAGGCAAAGCAAGAGAAAAAACAGTTTAAAATGCGTATTCCAATCATCGTTGCAGGGTCAGCTCTTGTCGCATCCCTTGTAATTGTTGTGTTTAGCTtggtaaaaagtaaaaaacgaGAGAAAAATATGAGAGGTTAA